One window from the genome of Bufo bufo chromosome 4, aBufBuf1.1, whole genome shotgun sequence encodes:
- the LOC120998929 gene encoding olfactory receptor 2D2-like produces MERGNYSQVTEFILLGFSTDPTLQVLLFQVFLILYMITVAGNLLLIVVVRHDHRLHNSMYIFLANLSFLDICLTSITVPNMLSNFLREKKSISYAGCLIQVHSFLFLGETECVLLAFMAYDRYVAISNPLRYSVIMKTVTCVRMIGASWLTGGIISSVDIYFLLQLRYCEFTTIDHFFCEAPLLMKLSCIDLSIFNVVKLAGSSILLLIPLSCILYSYSHIILAVLKIRSRRYKAFSTCMSHLIIVILFYGSAIIMYMKPEHSGHLSDKLLAVFYTLVTPMLNPIIYSLRNKDVQGAIQNLWRTSVILKPHDLCSL; encoded by the coding sequence ATGGAAAGAGGAAATTACAGCCAAGTGACCGAATTCATTCTTCTCGGATTTTccacagaccccactctacaagtTCTGCTCTTCCAGGTCTTCTTGATCCTATATATGATCACCGTGGCTGGGAACCTTCTGCTCATAGTGGTTGTAAGACATGATCATCGTCTACACAATTCTATGTATATCTTTCTGGCTAATCTATCCTTTCTGGACATCTGCCTCACTTCCATTACCGTTCCCAACATGCTCAGCAATTTTTTGAGAGAGAAGAAGAGTATTTCATATGCCGGTTGCTTGATTCAGGTGCATAGCTTCCTTTTCCTTGGTGAGACGGAGTGTGTTCTCCTGGCCTTCATGGCTTATGATCGATATGTTGCCATCAGCAATCCATTGCGTTACAGTGTGATTATGAAGACAGTGACTTGTGTTAGAATGATAGGGGCTTCATGGTTGACCGGAGGCATCATATCATCTGTGGACATATACTTTCTGTTACAGCTAAGATATTGTGAATTCACCACAATTGACCACTTCTTCTGTGAAGCTCCATTATTGATGAAGCTTTCCTGCATTGACCTTTCCATATTCAATGTGGTCAAGTTGGCAGGGAGTTCCATATTGCTCCTGATTCCTCTTTCCTGCATCCTTTACTCTTACAGTCACATCATCTTGGCCGTCCTGAAGATCCGGTCTCGAAGATACAAGGCTTTCTCCACGTGTATGTCCCACCTTATCATAGTCATTCTCTTCTATGGCTCGGCGATCATCATGTATATGAAGCCTGAACACTCAGGGCACTTATCGGATAAACTCTTGGCTGTGTTTTATACATTAGTCACCCCAATGTTGAACCCCATCATTTATAGCTTAAGAAATAAAGATGTTCAAGGTGCCATACAAAATTTATGGAGAACTTCTGTTATATTGAAGCCCCATGATCTATGCTCTTTATAA